A genomic window from Diospyros lotus cultivar Yz01 chromosome 2, ASM1463336v1, whole genome shotgun sequence includes:
- the LOC127794764 gene encoding uncharacterized protein LOC127794764 yields the protein MPEDRLTRLENQVQQLTELLIGYLHQAEQHRSHVPSQRAEHQSPPPAREPRQSRQTGQEIHSSEAAGSTSAPSRERGTSQESWEELKTCFLAHYAPLKRHRKSFMALVNIKQNQGESLRDFVARFNEEALSIDEFDQRIAMVALQNGLRAGPFAQSLAKTPPRTFTEALTRANKYINAEEVMKVKRAEQPDKKEREKEKKKPMVEQKTDYPPSRAPDRSGFGGAWGSPVSYTPLNASRAEILLALEDKDYLRRPPPLRSPPNTRSKKKYCRFHRDHGHVTEDCIQLKEEIQELINRGYLQDFVDQEGMSSGRVESKSDNRRSPTRDRF from the exons ATGCCGGAGGACCGACTCACCAGGTTGGAAAACCAGGTCCAACAGCTAACTGAGTTGTTGATTGGTTATCTACACCAGGCTGAACAACATCGTTCGCATGTGCCCTCTCAGCGAGCGGAGCATCAATCACCTCCTCCTGCTCGAgagcctcgtcaatcccgcCAGACGGGCCAAGAAATCCACTCCTCCGAGGCGGCAGGATCCACTTCTGCCCCCTCGCGAGAAAGAGGGACTTCGCAGGAGAG CTGGGAAGAGCTGAAGACTTGTTTCCTAGCCCATTACGCTCCCTTAAAGCGCCACCGGAAGTCTTTCATGGCtctggtgaacatcaagcaaaatcagggtgaatccctaagggatTTCGTGGCTAGGTTCAATGAGGAGGCGTTGAGCATTGACGAGTTTGATCAACGGATCGCCATGGTGGCTCTCCAGAATGGCTTGAGGGCTGGACCATTCGCTCAGTCCTTGGCTaagactccacctcgtactttcacagaaGCCCTTACacgggctaataagtacatcaatgcggaagaggtgatgaaggtgaagaggGCTGAACAGCCTGataagaaggaaagagagaaggagaagaaaaagccgATGGTGGAACAGAAGACGGACTACCCCCCCTCCCGAGCTCCAGATCGCTCGGGTTTTGGGGGTGCATGGGGAAGCCCGGTGAGTTACACTCCCCTCAACGCCAGTCGAGCAGAGATTTTACTAGCATTAGAGGATAAGGATTATCTGCGGCGTCCTCCACCGTTGaggtctccacccaacactcgaagtAAAAAGAAATATTGTCGTTTTCATCGCGACCATGGTCATGTTACAGAGGACTGCatccagttaaaagaagagattcaggAGCTTATCAACCGGGGTTACCTCCAAGATTTCGTTGACCAAGAAGGCATGAGTTCGGGTAGAGTTGAGTCCAAGTCAGATAATAGGAGGTCTCCCACTCGGGATCGCTTCTGA
- the LOC127794068 gene encoding uncharacterized protein LOC127794068, whose translation MTSHFRGYGNLMKIMFIIFFLLLGNPAVAGRENPSVELFTRDELVKMAGYGEEKLSTVLISGSVLCRPTSCSDDRPPTNPQAVSGALVAISCHTSGKTSKSNWVESTTDEFGDFLIDLPSHLHAIPSLDKRCLVKLLRLPKNSSCSPPAAFTGTHAGLKLSSVGNGVRTYTAESLYLTKPSRRCANAENTEGKGALLETFLN comes from the exons ATGACGAGCCATTTTCGCGGTTATGGTAATCTTATGAAGATCatgttcatcatcttcttcttgctcctTGGAAATCCGGCTGTAGCCGGACGGGAGAATCCGTCGGTGGAACTGTTCACAAGAGATGAGTTGGTGAAAATGGCTGGATATGGAGAGGAGAAGCTCTCCACTGTCCTCATATCCGGCTCCGTTCTTTGTCGGCCGACGAGTTGTTCTGACGATAGACCACCTACTAATCCTCAAGCCGTCTCAG GAGCTTTGGTAGCTATCTCATGCCATACGAGTGGGAAAACAAGCAAATCAAATTGGGTAGAATCCACCACTGACGAATTTGGAGATTTCCTGATTGATCTTCCTTCCCACCTCCATGCAATCCCAAGCTTGGACAAACGATGCTTAGTCAAACTTCTACGGCTGCCAAAGAACTCATCCTGCAGCCCCCCTGCTGCTTTTACTGGCACTCATGCAGGACTCAAACTGTCGTCAGTTGGAAATGGTGTCCGAACTTATACCGCTGAAAGTTTATATTTGACAAAACCTTCCCGACGATGCGCGAACGCAGAAAATACTGAAGGAAAAGGTGCCCTGCTCGAAACCTTCTTGAACTGA